The Arthrobacter russicus genome has a segment encoding these proteins:
- a CDS encoding DUF6230 family protein: protein MKTSTSSARGGRTKWRRSAVLFVPSIAVVGVLAVGMAQGALAASFGVSGGNVKLTAESVSADGMSAYMGTASSTTGAGHPVMLAGITSASLRNMCASAVVDVPIFGPVSMNLFAGKDAPVEGSTITADASSLLGGDASVSGMQAGRDASTLDAAPGFTGTPGAFGFQAKNLSANNFKATAWQATGGTMKISGLELSMSAGVKECY, encoded by the coding sequence ATGAAAACCAGCACCAGCTCTGCACGTGGCGGCCGCACCAAGTGGCGCCGTTCGGCCGTTCTCTTCGTACCATCCATCGCCGTCGTCGGCGTCTTGGCGGTCGGCATGGCGCAAGGCGCCTTGGCCGCTTCGTTCGGCGTCTCCGGCGGTAACGTCAAGCTGACTGCCGAGTCCGTCTCGGCAGACGGCATGTCCGCCTATATGGGCACCGCAAGCAGCACCACGGGGGCCGGTCATCCGGTGATGCTGGCCGGCATCACCTCGGCCAGCCTGCGGAACATGTGCGCTTCCGCTGTCGTGGACGTGCCGATTTTCGGCCCGGTTTCCATGAATCTCTTCGCCGGCAAGGATGCTCCGGTGGAAGGCAGCACGATCACCGCTGATGCGTCATCGCTCCTGGGCGGCGACGCCTCGGTTTCCGGCATGCAGGCCGGGCGGGATGCTTCGACCCTGGATGCCGCACCGGGCTTCACCGGCACCCCGGGAGCCTTCGGTTTCCAGGCCAAGAACTTGAGCGCCAACAACTTCAAGGCCACCGCCTGGCAAGCCACCGGCGGCACCATGAAGATCTCCGGACTCGAGCTCTCGATGAGCGCAGGCGTCAAGGAATGCTACTGA